The Altererythrobacter sp. ZODW24 genome window below encodes:
- a CDS encoding lytic murein transglycosylase, protein MKALKQIFAIATAAALTIPVGASAQDMSFGVYLETLKERARAEGVSESTIRRMTYDLTPNPRVIELDRGQPGTPTRRGYPRLQPYLDRHVDTARIRGGRNAYAATRSTSRRLEAEYGVPAEVMIAIWGHETNYGSYTGNFDLSRSLATLAWEGRRRELFSGEFVDLLKVADKGVNRSTLKGSWAGAFGNPQFLPSVYLRLAADGDGDGDRDIWNSREDTLASIANYFRDAGWRSGQPWGVRATVPASLNREAIKNRTVAPVCPRVHERHSKWKTVAEWRELGVRPQKYLPDNTMVSLFQPDGVNAPAWLLTGNYRVILEYNCSNYYAMSVGLLADEIKR, encoded by the coding sequence ATGAAAGCACTCAAACAAATTTTCGCGATTGCGACGGCCGCAGCACTGACCATTCCGGTCGGGGCTTCCGCGCAAGACATGTCTTTTGGCGTCTATCTGGAAACGCTGAAAGAACGCGCCCGGGCAGAGGGCGTTAGCGAAAGTACCATTCGCCGGATGACTTACGATCTCACGCCCAATCCGCGCGTGATAGAGCTCGATCGCGGCCAGCCTGGCACGCCGACTCGCCGGGGTTACCCGCGCTTGCAACCTTATCTCGACCGCCACGTTGATACCGCCCGCATTCGCGGTGGTCGCAACGCCTATGCCGCGACTCGTAGCACCAGCCGCCGCCTCGAGGCGGAATATGGCGTTCCCGCTGAAGTCATGATTGCGATCTGGGGGCACGAGACAAATTACGGCAGCTACACCGGCAACTTCGACCTCTCACGCTCACTTGCGACGCTCGCATGGGAAGGCCGCCGCCGCGAGCTATTCTCCGGCGAATTCGTCGATTTGCTCAAAGTCGCAGACAAGGGCGTCAATCGTTCGACGCTCAAGGGCAGTTGGGCAGGGGCGTTCGGTAATCCGCAGTTCCTGCCGAGCGTCTATTTGCGCCTAGCTGCTGATGGTGACGGCGATGGTGACCGTGATATCTGGAACAGCCGCGAGGATACGCTCGCTTCAATCGCCAATTACTTCCGCGACGCGGGCTGGCGCTCTGGCCAACCATGGGGCGTGCGCGCCACGGTTCCTGCGTCGTTAAACCGTGAAGCGATTAAGAATCGGACCGTTGCTCCGGTCTGTCCGCGCGTCCATGAACGTCATAGCAAGTGGAAAACGGTTGCCGAGTGGCGTGAATTGGGTGTTCGGCCGCAAAAATATCTACCTGATAATACAATGGTTTCTTTGTTCCAACCTGATGGTGTTAACGCTCCGGCATGGCTCTTAACCGGAAATTACAGGGTTATCCTCGAATATAACTGCTCAAACTACTACGCCATGAGTGTTGGGTTATTAGCAGATGAAATTAAACGGTAA